AGCACTCTGCAGCAGGGGCCGGCCAGGGAAACCCCGTGTGCGAGTGGTGGGGGCGCGAGCAGGAAAaggaaggagcgagggcactgtCACTTTCCAACTGCTGCAATATCCTTCCGCCTTCGCGGCACACAAAATAGTTCCAAACTACGCCCCACTCTGCTGGCCCTTGCAGCCGTACGAACCCCACGGGAAATATCATACCCAGGTTGAGTGGGGACATCCGTGACACCGGCGAGTCCTAAACGGGGCACATTTGTGGCTCGGACTGTGTGGCCATATACAGATCCCTCCGCGGCGAAAGGCGGAATGAGTCCCGGCGGCAGGATGGCTATATAAACCAGGCGCGGCGGAGGCGCTGCCTTTTCAGTTGAGGACAGAACAGAAGTAGGGACTGGAGACCGGAACATGTCAGGTGGCTCGACGGATTACAGCAGGTATTGGGGGACTAGTCGGGGCCTTcgtggctttttttcccctcctaagGCGATTTTAAAGGGCAGCGAGATTAacgcgggggtgggggaagcgcgTGTGCTGCCGGCTCCTCGCCGTTGGTGGGAAGTACCATCCCAGATGGTTCAGTCCAGTTGTCCCCTTGTAGGCCAGTGCTTCCCGCAGCTGGTCCGTTTCggggacccccccctcccccaaccacccGTGTGGCCCAGCATGATTTCGCTCCGAGAGGAGCCGGCCATGACGCTTCATCTTTTAACCCCGGCGTCCCCGCCCCGTTGGTTCACTCCGGCCCTTCATGAGACCGGCTTCGGGCGAGTCCATTCTCACGCAGAGCGGGAGGGGCGCGGCGCGGCGCTCGCCGGGCGCGTTCCTCCGCTTGTTTAGCGTCTCCGATATGCGCaatctcgggggtgggggggagagctcTCGCGAGAGTTTGCTCGACctggctgaggggggaggggcgcgCCGCATAGAAGCTGGGGAAAACGCTTCACTCCCGGCGCTGCGGACGAGGTGGTCCACAGGGGGCAGCTCTTCCGCTTTCTCCCCGGTGGGGGCTACAGCAGCCCAGCAGGCAACGCATtttgagccttttttttttttgctgctgggGGCGTGCTGCATTCTGGGAGCTGTGGTCTCTGCCCTGTGCCTATGCTTGTGGCGGAGGAAGTGCTGCATGTTGAGGCCTGCTGTCTCCGCATTGCTGCGGGGAAGCGTGCTGTGCTGCCACCTGTAGTTTGCTCCGGGGTCTGCTGCACGGTAGAGACGTTATGAATGGTGACTGAGCCTGGCAGAGAAAGTTGGAGTAATGGCCTCTATGCGAATGAGGAGGGGAGACTAGTTCTTATGCTGGGAAAATACCAAAGTATTTGCTAGAGTAATCCATCACTGGTTCAAGTTCCAATTTGGTGTGGGCCATGCTAATGATATCCAAGATACTGAGGTCCTGTTCTACATGCAAGTTGTTAGTTGCAAAGAGTATTAacagcctgttttttttttttttttcttggcaacAGAGACCATGGCGGCCCAGAGGGAATGGACCCTGATGGTATCATTGAGGTGAGCAAATGCATAAATCTTTTAGACTCAAACCAAGTATGGAGGTAAGTAATCTGTGTAATAACCTGCCTTTTGTTTCCTTCTTACAGAGTAATTGGAATGAAATTGTTGACAATTTTGATGATATGAATTTAAAAGAATCCCTTCTCAGGGGTATTTATGCTTATGGTTTTGAGAAGCCTTCAGCTATTCAACAGAGAGCTATTATTCCATGTATCAAAGGTAGGCAAGCACAAAAGTCTGGTGCATCTGTCTGCTAATGGTGACAACACAAGTTAACTAGAAAAGAGATCTTTATAAATGTATGTACTAAGtagttatttttaaagtgtggtgATAGCACATTTTTAATCCTTGCTTGAACAAGTGAGATGATGGTATATCATCTTTCGGGACTGACCTGAAATGGAGAGAGCTCTTAATTGCTGATCACTTATTTAAAAAAGACTAGAATTAATCTAAATATGAATGACTTGTGTGGGAGCAGTAAATATATATGCTACTTTTTTTAGGGTATGATGTGATTGCTCAAGCTCAGTCAGGTACTGGCAAGACAGCCACATTTGCTATTTCCATCCTGCAGCAATTGGAGATTGATCTCAAGGAGACCCAAGCACTAGTATTGGCCCCTACCAGAGAACTGGCTCAACAGGTATTGATAGTGTAGTTAAAAAAAGCTGCTTGCACATTGCATAGGTTTCAGGTTTCACAACTGTGTAGGACAGTTAACAGACTTTTTAAAGAGGTCTGTAACTAATATCCATTCAGAATCCTTGCCACTTTGAGTGTAATGGGGAAACGGAATAGCTTCTGTTTTTAGGTTTTCCCTACCCACATGAAGGGAGTTCAGATGTGACTTGTTTGGAGGTGATGCTCGGATAAGGTGCAGGTAACAGCTAATATGCTGTGTAGTTCTGAAAGGGCATCTCCCAGCAAATGGTGAAATCTTAAAAATGATATGATATTAAAACAGTATGTTCTGAGTGGAAACAAAATGCACTTGTTGAAAACAACTTGGTGTGCAGTTGTGCAACATGAAAACTGCAGTGCACATGTGATCAGTTCATTGTCTTGTGTATTTATCTGACCCATGCTATGTTGCATGTTTACTTCACCCTCAAAAGGTTCAGTACTTTATTCTGCTTAAAATGGAGATCCAGACTACATTGAATCCTGTACTGTTAAAGTGGCTCTAAGAGGCCATTGATTTAAGGTTTAATGATGTGATAAGTGAAAGTGTAGATATCAAACTTATAAAATGTCTTGCAGTTTGGTTTTATACAATATAAAATTTGCTTAGCACTCTTAAGTGAGAATATTTTTACTGCCTCAGACTAAAGATTAGTCAACTGTGCTTGGAGGTAGTTGCCCAAAGATGATCCCTTTTGGTATTTTGACTGTTATAAAGGTATTTTGGGTTTGGAATCTAGGAAAAATTGTGGTATTAGATCAGTCCTAGGTTAGTGGATCTCTCATTAGATTGTTTACTAATCATATTTCTACTCTCAGTGAAGGCAGTGGCAAAGTGAGACTTCACTGGGAACAGAATGGGGTATTTTTGCAGGTGATGCTATGTACATCATTTTGCCTTAACACTGAGGATGATTGAGTCTTGCCTAATAAAACTGCGTTTACTGCATAGTTGTGTACTCTGAATGCCTGAGAACAAAATATCATAACTATTTGCAAGCTGTTCTGCTAGTGCACAACACCAGTGATAGTTTCCTCAATTCTGTTGGCGCTTTGCAGTTTGGCGTCTAAAGGAAAATTCCTTAAGATAGCTTAAGGAAAAGATCTAGGATTCATTTGATAATGGGACTGACTCTTCTGTTGGTAAGAAGAAAGAACTAGCTTAAATAAGTCCAACCCAAGAAATTACTATGTTGATGCCATTGGTGGGCTTTGCTCTTtagtgaatattttttaaattttggggaGATTAGCAGTGACTTTGACCCAGTTTCCATACCAGACAAGTGCATGGTCCTTGTTTAGAACCGAATAGTGAATTATAGGAATTAGTGTTTTGGaacttcagaaaaaaacaaaccagttaATATACTGGAAGTACTGACttaaggatttttattttagatACAAAAGGTAATTTTGGCTCTTGGAGACTATATGGGTGCAACTTGCCATGCTTGTATTGGTGGCACAAATGTTCGTAATGAGATGCAGAAGCTTCAGGCTGAGGCTCCACATATTGTGGTTGGAACTCCAGGTCGGGTGTTTGATATGTTAAACAGACGATATCTTTGTAAGTACTGAATTTAGTTTCATTTCTTCAGCAACCAGTCTGTTCACAGGTGGAAGCTTCTTGATGGTTTCAATTAACAATACAGAAAGCAGGCTTTGTAATTTCTGGGTTTCAACTTcccaagtaaataaataattgtgGAAGAAATACATATTAAAGGCAATAGATATATACATGAACATTCCATTTAAAATACTACTGTTCACCAGTTTGGGGAGAAGTTAAGGATGTTTGAAACTTTACATTAGATACATAACTTACAGGGTGTGAAACTTAAAGGAGAGTGAAGTGATGTTTTACCATCTTTCGGGACTGACTTAGAAATGATGATAAAAGTTTATACTGATCACTCCTGTCAAGGATGAGGTAGTGATTCACAGCCATTTCAGATACACTAAACGTTGTCCTTAGCATAGTTTATGAAACACTTCTCCCTTTCTCCTAGCACCTAAATGGATCAAGATGTTTGTCTTGGATGAAGCAGACGAAATGTTGAGCCGTGGATTTAAAGATCAAATctatgaaatttttcaaaagttaaGCACAAATATTCAGGTAAAATCAGAATTTAGTTATAACTAAAATGAATAGTTTGTTAGAAATGCAGGATAAGTTACAATGTAGCTGTCAAGTGCTGTATTGTCGTTCCccctgctcaaataaattgtttcatACTATTCCTGTCTGCCTTGATCCCACAGTAGACAGGGACGCTTGGTCTCGTACATGTAATCTGTCTTCACTTACCAGTGTTAGATTAATTTCAATATTTATCAATTGATGATCATATTTAACTGtggtctctctctgcttttgaGTGCTCACTGCACAAACTGCTCTCTTGGATGTTGGTGGTGTTGGTCTCATTAGGGTTAGTACAATACCTGACTattggtgtttttcttacactACAAATTGAGAAGAAATGCTTCTAAAATTGTATCTCTTAGGTTGTATTGCTGTCAGCCACAATGCCTATGGATGTCTTGGAAGTGACCAAAAAGTTCATGAGAGATCCTATACGTATTCTGGTGAAGAAAGAAGAATTGACCCTTGAGGGCATCAAACAATTCTATATTAATGTTGAAAGAGAGGTAGGTGCTAACTTTATTTCCTTTGGCTGGAAGTATTTAGAAGATCTCTTGTCTTTCCACCTTCTTGTTCAAGCACTGTGCTAAAATTACAGAAACCAGGGCTGAGCCTTGGTTTTTGTAGTAATGCTAGCAGAGTACACATAAGAAGAAGAATAAATATGCACTAGATCCAAAATGACTTGGGTGGACCTCTTTCTTAATGTCCAGTGTCCTATGTCTTAAGATTTGGTGCAATAATCTACATGGAAACATGCATGTAATACTTATTTTTCATGTTGTAGCTACATAATCTTAGATACTGAAATGTTaattttatggggtttttttgtagtTCTTGCCCTCCCATATTTAGATTTTTCTTAGTAACTGAACTTGTTAGATAATACAAATTTATTTACCTGGCACTTTTTCCTAAATATATGCAAATTCATTTAGGAATGGAAGCTGGATACTCTCTGTGACTTGTATGAGACACTGACCATTACACAGGCTGTTATTTTCCTGAATACAAGGAGAAAAGTGGATTGGCTTACAGAGAAAATGCATGCAAGGGACTTCACGGTCTCTGCTCTGGTGAGAGTTGATGCTTCGTTTTATCTAAGACATCTCATGCTTGTGACCTTGTAGggactgctttttatttttatatatatatatatatatatatatataaaatctccaaTTCAGTTGTGCAATGATAGAATCATTCCCACTAAAGAAGTGTTTAAATAGATGGATTCAGAAACTCTAAACAGCCCCAGTTTTGGTGCCTAGAACTAAAGCAAGAAGCAGGTTAAGTTACAATGTAGCTGTGAAGTGCTGTATTGTCgttccccctgctcaaagcaaaatgtttcataCTATCCCTGCCTGCCTTGATCCCATAGCAGATGGGGACGCTTGGTCTCATACATGTTAAAataagaaaacagattttttttctgttctggaaTATTGAGATTGTAAAAAGTTCTCATTTTTGATTTCTCCAGCATGGTGACATGGACCAGAAGGAACGAGATGTTATCATGAGAGAGTTTAGATCAGGATCAAGCCGTGTCTTGATCACTACTGACTTGTTGGTAACTATCCaatcttcttagcatatgcacagtGTGcttcaggtggcatgtgaccataATTCATCACCGAATTCAGTCCAcgggttggatcattagcttccccagcttggGCCGGGTACTGATTGGTAGTGTgatgtgaacactgatccatgccccccaacATCCAATTACCTTAATACTGCACCTCCCCAGTGTTTTAGtttagcatgttcacacttgctgcCAAAAGCTTCTTGACTTGGTGAAGGTTATTGTAACCGAACCACTTAAGCTCTTGGAAGAGTAAAGACTACACTCCACTATGGGCTACTACATGGTTGTAGTTCATCACTATAATGTGGTCAACAAAACAAGGAGTAAATTTCTTTCTCTAAAATGTGTGGGCTTGTATTAAAGAGTCTGTATTGGCTTCCAGGCTCGTGGCATTGATGTGCAACAGGTTTCGTTGGTTATAAATTATGACCTGCCGACCAATCGTGAAAACTACATTCACAGGTTAGTTGCTGCAGTGTTACATCGTTGAATGTTTCTCCTATTTTTCACTGCTTCAAACTAAATCACAAGAACTTGCGTCCTATTTTGTACATATTTCTATCTGCATAACTTGGACAAAcccacccactgctctgggtTTTCTTATTCCActcggtggggggaggggggggggaagagaactgGAATAGTGTGTGTATCCAGCCATTCCAAGAAGGGCGTACCTATCTAAAATATCAAACACTAAGCACTGACTGGTACAGCCGTTTCCACAACATTTctgaaatgggggaggggcagagcttcTTGGTTAGTCAATGAAACAAAGCAGTGGGAAAACTTAGATGTCTTAGTCCGTCTTAGCATTGTTACCTGATATATTCATTGCTGAGGTGTAGTCCAGTTGGCATCTGCTGCTGAATTAGTACCTCCTGCAGTATATCTTGTGGAGTCTCGGATATTGCCAAAAATCAGGAACTAGACTTGGCATGAACACTGCAGTTAGAAAAGATTGTCCACCACATCGTACGGCTTTAGGCCATAGCTAATTTTTCCtgagttgctgctgctgttcagctAGTAGGCTTCCATATTAGCAACTTCAGCTGGTATAGTAAGAATATGTTGACTTCCGAGGTCTAATTGTGCTATGTTTTGTGCCTTCATTGTTTATTCTTGGTGGTTCCTCTTACAGTGGGATTCTTtcttctgtggttttttttttctggtagcaatttcagttttgtttcccTAGCTTTAGTTAAATACTTCTAGTGGCTTTGTCCTTAAATGAAGTAAATTGTACTCTGTTACTTGATGTAAAAAAATACAGGAGTCGATAGCAGCAGTTGATGACACAAGATGGTGCTCAGAAACGGCGTTGACCTAATTTAGGACGTGGATTCGTAAGCGGCACACTGTTTGAATAAAGAGCGAGTTggtatttatatatttgttttcttttgtcaTGATTATTCACTTTAAGTTTTGTCATGAGCCATTCTTGTGTATTTTAGCTTTTACAGAAAAGGTGTTTCACATTGTCCAGTTTTTCATGAAGGAAGGCAGAACTGTGGTGGGCTGTCAACTCACTCAAACTAATGTGGTGGTGTAATCAGTGTCTTACCTAAAACTGGTATACAAAAGCAGTGATGTTTAGGTTGGGTTTCCTTGTCAAACTGATAAGTTTTCCCACTGAAAACAGCATCttaaattaaaaattgttttcacaATGAAATATGAACATTTATTGTTCTGCATTACAGAATGTAATTGGAGTACATCTGTTGCTGACTTTGATATTTTTTAGCATTCTTGAACATTTTACCTGTGCTAGGCTGATCAAGCTCTGCCCATGCTTGGGAAATGGATGAGGGTGGCTGGATGTAAGTCTCATTGCTagccattttcaaaggtgcaagAGTGGGTGGGTTGAAATGATTTTGCACTTCATATCACAACACCAAGAAGAGCTACACTGAGATTATTTTGCAGCACAACAGTAATCTTTCTCTACTGCTCTCTGTAGGTTGGATATTTCTTAAGGTTGGCACTAACTGCTCATTTTTCTTAGCTAAATACCACTGAGTAGTATCTAGTACTGTAAATAAGGATAAATTGGCCTTTGGcagataaggccagaagggaccattgtgataatctagtctgatgtcctatATAATACTGGCCATAAAATGTCTCTCAAATTCCTATAGGAGAGTATCGTTTAGaaaaacacactttaaaaaagtcTTCTGTTCTGTGCAGAATTGGACGAGGTGGTCGTTTTGGCAGGAAAGGTGTGGCTATAAACTTTGTTACTGAAGAGGACAAAAGAATTCTTCGGGATATTGAGACTTTCTACAATACTACAGTGGAGGAGATGCCAATGAATGTGGCTGATCTCATTTAATCCCTGGGATGAGAGCTTTTTGAATGCAGTGCTCGCTGTTGCTGAATAGGCGATTCACAACGTGCATTGTGCTTCTTTCTTTGGGGATATATTGAATCTTGTCTTGATGCTCATAACGGATCTGAAATACAGATTTTTGATAAGCAAAGCGACATTTTGTCGTGAGCTCTTGTGGGGAAAGCCATTGGCTTTATCCACTTTAGTGTTAGACTGTTGGGGTTGGGTGGAAAGTCATGGGGTCTGTAAATTTTTTCTTAATTAGAAATTTATTTCCTAGTTCAGTAGAAGTGGTTGTATTAGATGTTCTTTATCATTTGATAATTTACTTATGGACTAAAAGATATAAGTGCTGTATAAAATCAGCCAATTATGTTAAACTAGCATACCTTCATTTATTGTATGTTTTACTTATACTTTAGATTGAATTGGAAAGGCCTTTAAAATATCTACTTTTTTATAAAGagtattaaaatgtgtttttgtttggtATGTATTTATTCAATAAAGTATTTAATTAGTGGTAAGTGTGATCTGGACCCTGTTAAGCCCCAGCAAGCAAGCAATCATATTATTTGTCTTAGTTTGGGTTAAACCCAGTAAAATTGCCATATTGCACACGTCTTAATGAAGTTTGAATGTTCAATAAAATACTTCTATATTCACTTTCAAAGTGTAAAAGTTTGTCAGTGTCTGTCATTGAGTGGAGGTAACTATCATTTTGATCAGACTTCTAGTGTTAGGCTGATCTTATTTCTCCTCCCAAGTTTTGCATTTGAGTATAATCACCAATGCTGGTTACCATAACCTTCCTTTCTGCAGCTACTAGAGGGCTCCATAAGTGGCCTGAGAATCAGGTtaaagctttttcttttctttaaatcacTTGCTAGTAAGTAGCTAGACATCCTAAAGATGAGTTTTTTTTTCACTGGGGAAGAGCTCCACTGCCTATGGATAAGTCCTAAGCTTTTCCTTCTCTGCCTCATGCAGTTAATTTGTACATCTGCAAATGCTTATTAGAGCACATCACACTAAAATAGCTTGCATAGGTATGGCTTTTAATCTCAAATTTAAATATCTTGTAATAGAGCCATCTGTTAAGTGTAGGGCTTTGCAAACATGCAGCTACAATTTAAAACTGGTACTAAAAAAACCTAGTCCAGACAAGTGCTTGTGGTTTTAAATCTTTCATTTATGGACCTCCAAATTGCAAATGGAGGTATatacccctttggaaatcttggtGTGTAGCCCCCATGTTGTAAACCATGGGTCTCTAGCAATGACAACCTTTTTGGACCCCTTATGTGGTCTGTAGGGCCAAAGGCTGAGGACACTTCAGCCCTTAGTTGCAGGGCTCAGGATTGCAGCCCCCTTGCCTGAGAGCAGCTGGGCTCAGACTTCAGTTCCCCAGTCCTGAGGTCTATCTTGTCAGAAGGTactgcagtgaagtttgagaacctgtcTTGAATGTTTCTTTAAGAGGCATATTGAATAAAACTAGCATTATTACTCCTAACTTGCTCTACCACTGCACTGTATAGTCAAATGACTGCTTGAGCAGTCAGTAAGCAAGGTGATTGTAATCACAATATGGGAATCTTATTCCTTGCTGCTGCATTGCTAGTGACACTTTATGAAAACCACAAAGTTGTTTGGCATTATCCTAGAGCTGTTGTCCTTTCTGTGGAATTGGGGTTTGTTACAGCCTCAAGTCCCCTTAAAGAGCTGTGGGCTGCTTCTGGGTAAATGTGTAACTTACTCTCCACCTGCTAGAAGAAGCAGGAACTCATATAGGCCCTCTGGCTGTAGAACTGtacagggaaggggaaagagcaTACAGCAAGGTGAGAAGCTGCAGACTCAGGCATGTGGCCATTGAACTTGCAAGTGTTGCAGTGATTAGCTGCAGAAGAGTTCTGTATAACTTCACAAGCACATCTCACCAGAAAAGTTGATCtaagaagatattacctcatcccccTTATGTCTCAACCATCCTGGAACTAGCAGCTAAAACACTGTGTATGATAAGACAAGTAAGGTAAAGTAGCAGCTTAAAACAAAAGCCTATTTGACTGGCTACTGAAATCAAAATATGGAAGGATTCTACATGTAAAAGTAGTGTAGCAACAAAATTTTGCTCTGTGTTGAAAATAGTCTGATGGGAGGTTTTATGGGAgccaaatgtttttgaaaatcctattagtcacctagctgcatctttaggtactTACATACTTTTAAATATCCAGCCCATACTCCAGAATAAATTTTGTACACCATTGAAAGACTTAGTATACACCCCAGTGCTACTTAAGGAAAAGCTTTCATTTGATTCTTTTAAAAGGGTATTCACATAGACCAGAGGtactcaaactgtggtccatagACCACCAGTGtccatgagctccattcaggtggtctgtggaTAGTTCCTTCTAAGGTGCACACCTGAGCAACCACATGAGAGAATGAAAagccacctaattagtggagccactcACAcatgaggtggtggccttggaaGGAATAAGAGAATAGGTAGAATAGGAGGCAGGTGGGGGAATTttggatgtgcagggctgcaacTTCCCCCAGCTCCAAGGGGAgaccctccttccttcccagtctcagctctgtggcaggggagagagggcatgtCACATTAGAAATGTAAGACTACTGCTATTAAAATGAGTTGTGCGCTTTTATTTGTATAACTTTTTTTATggagcacttttatccaaagcactttacaagaattagctaacagtacaaacatttGGAAATATCAAgtggtctgcaaaaaaaaaaaaagtttgagaaccactgatctgtaAGCTACTTTTAGGCAGTCTCAAGGCTGTCAAATATGTAATAAAGAAGCATGTAAGGAGTTCATAAGGGTTAGagattttaatattaaaagtatTTTATACAAGAAAATGTATAATTTCACCCCAGAGTTATGTTTTCAAGGGGTAGGTGTCTCCATCTATTAAGGGACATCTACTCCCCTCAGGATGCAGGATTTACACCCATACACaacagatttgtttaaaaaatagaagGGGTAGTTGTCTTCTCAGTACAGGTTAAAACTAGACATATTTAAGACACTTGTTCCTGTCACTGTTGACAAACAGCTTAAGTAACATTTTAGGAGTCTGCATAGTAGAATGAAGTGACTGATGTAATTAACACCCTACTGCATCTTTAGCTGCTATGATAGTTAAGTTTCCAAGACCCTCACCACTATGAGAGGACAGCACATACTAGAACTCAATTAGTGGCATGCAGCCCCTGCTCATTCTTCATCCAGCTGTGTCTTTCAAGCCCTATGAATGATGGGGTACAGCTACAAGTGTGAAGCAGTGATTATGTTAAAATAGCAAGTGTGTGGTTCCTAAAAATGATTTTCAGTTGTTTGGCAGTCTATATTattataaaaccacaaaaatagATGTACAGATTGCAGTTTTGAGAGAACAGCAACATCAATAAATCACTCAGAAGATCAGAAGTGAGAAATTCAGCTGGCACAATTTCTCCCTGAAGAACTAGCCATTCTGAGTTAGCTGCTGCATCACAACAGCACAGAGACTGATCAATTGCAAGTACTCGTCTGCACCATCTGTCAAGCATTTGTCTACCTCCTGTAAATAGAGACACAAGTTATAAACAATCCCATTAAAATTGGAAAGAGGTTCAGTGCTTTGAAACTGATTAAGTTGGAGAG
Above is a window of Natator depressus isolate rNatDep1 chromosome 9, rNatDep2.hap1, whole genome shotgun sequence DNA encoding:
- the EIF4A2 gene encoding eukaryotic initiation factor 4A-II, with product MSGGSTDYSRDHGGPEGMDPDGIIESNWNEIVDNFDDMNLKESLLRGIYAYGFEKPSAIQQRAIIPCIKGYDVIAQAQSGTGKTATFAISILQQLEIDLKETQALVLAPTRELAQQIQKVILALGDYMGATCHACIGGTNVRNEMQKLQAEAPHIVVGTPGRVFDMLNRRYLSPKWIKMFVLDEADEMLSRGFKDQIYEIFQKLSTNIQVVLLSATMPMDVLEVTKKFMRDPIRILVKKEELTLEGIKQFYINVEREEWKLDTLCDLYETLTITQAVIFLNTRRKVDWLTEKMHARDFTVSALHGDMDQKERDVIMREFRSGSSRVLITTDLLARGIDVQQVSLVINYDLPTNRENYIHRIGRGGRFGRKGVAINFVTEEDKRILRDIETFYNTTVEEMPMNVADLI